From one Catellatospora sp. IY07-71 genomic stretch:
- a CDS encoding vitamin B12-dependent ribonucleotide reductase has protein sequence MERQRDQHRDDEVLPGRGRHPEREWSLKQLVDRVVKTYRAAGEKYGYFATPADADVFEHELTWMLVHQVFSFNSPVWFNVGTPSPQQVSACFILSVDDSVDSIMDWYKEEGLIFKGGSGSGVNLSRIRASRELLSSGGTASGPVSFMRGADASAGTIKSGGATRRAAKMVILDVDHPDIEEFIATKAREEDKIRALRDAGFDMDLGGRDIVSVQYQNANNSVRVSDQFMDAVENGKPFELLGRLDGRVIDTVDAKDLFRKLAQAAWECADPGIQYDDTINDWHTCSETGRITASNPCSEYLHLDDTSCNLASLNLMKFLGEDGSFDVARFVKSVEFVITAMDISISFADFPTQKITENTRAYRQLGIGYANLGALLMASGLPYDSEAGRQLSAAITALMTGAAYRRSAELAGVVGAYDGYARNATPHQRVMRKHAEAADALKPQGPVATLVAKEAQKQWKAGNALGEKQGWRNSQASVLAPTGTIGFMMDCDTTGVEPDLALVKFKKLVGGGSMQIVNQTVPRALRNLGYQEEQVEAITEFIGEHGHVVDAPGLKPEHYPVFDCAMGERAIAPMGHVLMMAAVQPFISGAISKTVNMPETATVEEVEQMYFDGWRLGLKALAIYRDNCKVGQPLSVAKKEAPAAPAAAVAPVSAPVVEKVIEYRPVRKRLPKKRPSQTVSFTVGEAEGYLTASSYPDDGLGEVFLKLGKQGSTLAGVMDAFSIAVSVALQYGVPLQTYVEKFMNMKFEPAGMTDDPDIRLSNSVMDYIFRRLALDFLPYEQRAELGVFTAAERAARLRAEEEGVEYVPPTPATVTADAPAAPVPAARIGSSTEVLESITGRVSDAPLCYTCGTKMRPAGSCYVCEGCGSTSGCS, from the coding sequence CTGGAGCGTCAACGCGACCAACATCGTGACGACGAAGTACTTCCGGGGCGCGGTCGGCACCCCGAGCGCGAGTGGAGCCTCAAGCAGCTGGTGGACCGGGTCGTGAAGACCTACCGGGCCGCCGGTGAGAAGTACGGCTACTTCGCCACCCCCGCCGACGCCGACGTGTTCGAGCACGAGCTGACCTGGATGCTGGTGCACCAGGTGTTCAGCTTCAACTCCCCGGTCTGGTTCAACGTGGGCACGCCCAGCCCGCAGCAGGTCAGCGCCTGTTTCATCCTGTCCGTGGACGACTCGGTCGACTCCATCATGGACTGGTACAAGGAGGAGGGGCTGATCTTCAAGGGCGGCTCCGGCTCCGGCGTGAACCTGTCCCGTATCCGGGCCAGCCGCGAGCTGCTGTCCTCCGGCGGCACCGCCTCCGGCCCGGTCAGCTTCATGCGCGGCGCCGACGCCTCGGCCGGCACCATCAAGTCCGGCGGCGCCACCCGGCGCGCGGCGAAGATGGTCATCCTCGACGTGGACCACCCGGACATCGAGGAGTTCATCGCGACCAAGGCGCGCGAGGAGGACAAGATCCGCGCGCTGCGCGACGCCGGCTTCGACATGGACCTGGGCGGCCGCGACATCGTCAGCGTGCAGTACCAGAACGCCAACAACTCGGTGCGCGTGTCCGACCAGTTCATGGACGCCGTCGAGAACGGCAAGCCGTTCGAGCTGCTGGGCCGCCTCGACGGCCGGGTCATCGACACCGTCGACGCCAAGGACCTGTTCCGCAAGCTGGCGCAGGCCGCGTGGGAGTGCGCCGACCCGGGCATCCAGTACGACGACACCATCAACGACTGGCACACCTGCTCCGAGACCGGCCGCATCACCGCGAGCAACCCCTGCTCGGAGTACCTGCACCTGGACGACACCTCGTGCAACCTGGCCTCGCTGAACCTGATGAAGTTCCTCGGCGAGGACGGCTCGTTCGACGTGGCCCGCTTCGTCAAGTCGGTCGAGTTCGTGATCACCGCGATGGACATCTCCATCTCGTTCGCGGACTTCCCGACCCAGAAGATCACCGAGAACACCCGCGCCTACCGCCAGCTCGGCATCGGCTACGCCAACCTCGGCGCGCTGCTGATGGCGTCGGGCCTGCCGTACGACTCCGAGGCGGGCCGCCAGCTGTCCGCCGCGATCACCGCGCTGATGACCGGCGCCGCCTACCGCCGCTCGGCCGAGCTGGCCGGCGTCGTCGGCGCGTACGACGGCTACGCCCGCAACGCCACCCCGCACCAGCGGGTCATGCGCAAGCACGCCGAGGCAGCCGACGCGCTCAAGCCGCAGGGCCCGGTCGCCACGCTGGTCGCCAAGGAGGCGCAGAAGCAGTGGAAGGCCGGCAACGCCCTCGGTGAGAAGCAGGGCTGGCGCAACTCGCAGGCCAGCGTGCTCGCGCCCACCGGCACCATCGGCTTCATGATGGACTGCGACACCACCGGCGTGGAGCCGGACCTGGCGCTGGTCAAGTTCAAGAAGCTGGTCGGCGGCGGCTCGATGCAGATCGTCAACCAGACCGTGCCGCGCGCCCTGCGCAACCTGGGCTACCAGGAGGAGCAGGTCGAGGCGATCACCGAGTTCATCGGCGAGCACGGCCACGTCGTCGACGCCCCCGGCCTCAAGCCGGAGCACTACCCGGTGTTCGACTGCGCCATGGGTGAGCGCGCCATCGCCCCCATGGGCCACGTGCTGATGATGGCCGCGGTGCAGCCGTTCATCTCCGGCGCGATCAGCAAGACCGTCAACATGCCGGAGACGGCGACGGTCGAAGAGGTCGAGCAGATGTACTTCGACGGCTGGCGTCTCGGCCTCAAGGCCCTGGCGATCTACCGCGACAACTGCAAGGTCGGCCAGCCGCTGTCGGTCGCCAAGAAGGAGGCCCCGGCCGCCCCCGCCGCCGCGGTCGCCCCGGTGTCCGCCCCGGTCGTGGAGAAGGTCATCGAGTACCGGCCGGTCCGCAAGCGGCTGCCGAAGAAGCGGCCGTCGCAGACGGTGTCGTTCACGGTCGGCGAGGCCGAGGGCTACCTGACCGCCTCGTCCTACCCGGACGACGGCCTCGGCGAGGTCTTCCTCAAGCTCGGCAAGCAGGGCTCGACCCTGGCCGGGGTCATGGACGCGTTCTCGATCGCGGTCTCGGTCGCGCTGCAGTACGGCGTGCCGCTGCAGACGTACGTCGAGAAGTTCATGAACATGAAGTTCGAGCCGGCCGGTATGACCGACGACCCGGACATCCGCCTGTCGAACTCGGTGATGGACTACATCTTCCGGCGGCTCGCGCTGGACTTCCTGCCGTACGAGCAGCGGGCCGAGCTGGGCGTCTTCACGGCCGCCGAGCGTGCCGCGCGGCTGCGGGCCGAGGAGGAGGGCGTCGAGTACGTCCCGCCGACGCCCGCCACGGTGACCGCCGACGCGCCGGCCGCGCCGGTGCCCGCCGCGCGGATCGGCTCCTCCACCGAGGTGCTGGAGTCGATCACGGGCCGCGTCTCGGACGCGCCGCTCTGCTACACCTGCGGCACCAAGATGCGCCCCGCCGGCAGCTGCTACGTCTGCGAAGGCTGCGGCTCCACCAGCGGCTGCAGCTGA
- a CDS encoding MBL fold metallo-hydrolase: MTELNAVRRLDLGYFIRPAEEAGTPHPRVEAVLAYLVDTADGLLLFDTGLGRGDDETEAHYRPHRRPLPEALADAGVRLDDIALVVNCHLHFDHIGGNPLLPGRPIFTQSVELATARAGDYTFDHLVDFPGADLRELDGTAEIAPGIRIVPTPGHTAGHQSLIVSHADGDVTVLAGQAYDLATDFSCAVLARRAAADGAAAPLPPYHPWLDTLAELHPRRVLFAHDAAVWHPDA; this comes from the coding sequence ATGACCGAGCTCAACGCGGTGCGACGGCTGGATCTCGGCTACTTCATCCGCCCGGCGGAGGAGGCGGGCACCCCGCACCCCCGGGTCGAGGCGGTGCTCGCGTACCTCGTGGACACCGCGGACGGGCTGCTGCTCTTCGACACCGGGCTCGGGCGCGGCGACGACGAGACCGAGGCCCACTACCGCCCACACCGGCGCCCGCTCCCCGAGGCCCTGGCCGACGCGGGGGTACGCCTCGACGACATCGCCCTGGTCGTCAACTGCCACCTGCACTTCGACCACATCGGCGGCAACCCGCTGCTGCCCGGCCGCCCGATCTTCACCCAGTCCGTCGAGCTGGCCACGGCCCGCGCCGGCGACTACACCTTCGACCACCTCGTCGACTTCCCCGGCGCCGACCTGCGCGAACTCGACGGCACAGCCGAGATCGCCCCCGGCATCCGGATCGTGCCGACGCCCGGCCACACCGCCGGTCACCAGAGCCTGATCGTGTCCCATGCCGACGGCGACGTGACCGTGCTCGCCGGGCAGGCCTACGACCTCGCCACGGACTTCAGCTGCGCCGTGCTCGCCCGCCGGGCCGCCGCCGACGGGGCCGCCGCCCCGCTCCCGCCATACCACCCCTGGCTGGACACCCTCGCGGAGCTGCACCCCCGCCGCGTCCTCTTCGCCCACGACGCGGCCGTCTGGCACCCCGACGCCTGA
- a CDS encoding type II toxin-antitoxin system VapC family toxin — MARRVTSTGGALLLDSEGLSKLAAGDERVRAFLETALNRRAQVVVSAITLTEVLRGGPRDTAVHRVLSRITALPVTPELGRRAGELLGAAGLSGHRCAIDAVVAATALALPRPVVLLTSDPDDLTRLVEEPERPKDQRVVVVHV; from the coding sequence GTGGCCCGACGCGTGACGTCCACCGGCGGCGCGCTGCTGCTGGACAGTGAGGGCCTCAGCAAGCTCGCCGCCGGTGACGAGCGGGTGCGCGCCTTCCTGGAAACCGCGCTCAACCGCCGTGCTCAGGTCGTGGTCAGCGCGATCACGCTGACGGAGGTGCTGCGGGGTGGCCCGCGCGACACCGCTGTGCACAGGGTGCTGTCCCGTATCACCGCGTTGCCTGTGACGCCCGAACTGGGGCGCCGTGCGGGGGAACTGCTAGGCGCGGCCGGCCTTTCCGGACACCGCTGCGCCATCGACGCCGTCGTGGCCGCGACCGCGCTGGCGCTGCCTCGGCCGGTGGTGCTGCTGACCAGCGATCCCGACGACCTCACCCGGCTGGTCGAGGAGCCGGAGCGGCCCAAGGACCAGCGGGTGGTCGTCGTACACGTGTAG
- a CDS encoding M48 family metallopeptidase: MGILEEYERGKLFFEYGDYITAAKILEPVVAESPDDVAPRLMLARAYYHSAQLRKSERELRLILDHDPAEHYAHLMLGRCLQRQSRHDEAQPHLRIAQAMGI; encoded by the coding sequence GTGGGAATCCTGGAGGAGTACGAGCGCGGAAAGCTGTTCTTCGAGTACGGCGACTACATCACGGCTGCCAAGATCCTGGAGCCGGTGGTGGCGGAATCCCCCGACGACGTCGCGCCCCGGCTGATGCTGGCGCGCGCCTACTACCACTCGGCCCAGCTGCGTAAGTCCGAGCGGGAGCTGCGGCTGATCCTCGACCACGACCCCGCCGAGCACTACGCGCATCTGATGCTGGGCCGCTGCCTGCAGCGCCAGAGCCGCCACGACGAGGCGCAGCCGCACCTGCGCATCGCCCAGGCGATGGGCATCTGA
- a CDS encoding EamA family transporter, translating into MESIEGLAPVRAGRSASYGRGMCYVAVAATAWGTGGAVAAVLYRTSGLGPVAVSFWRLVFGIVLLAGLHLALGERLGARWRDALVLGAGLAVYQTAYYGSIAFAGLAVGTVVTLGACPVVIALAARWLLGEALTAGRICAVALGLAGLVLLVGGGGSVGRHLCWEWRAGCCRRPGTPW; encoded by the coding sequence ATGGAGTCCATCGAGGGGCTCGCGCCGGTGCGCGCGGGCAGGTCCGCGTCGTACGGGCGCGGCATGTGCTACGTGGCGGTCGCGGCGACCGCCTGGGGCACCGGCGGCGCGGTCGCGGCGGTCCTCTACCGCACCAGCGGCCTCGGGCCGGTGGCGGTGTCGTTCTGGCGGCTGGTGTTCGGCATCGTGCTGCTGGCCGGGCTGCACCTGGCGCTCGGCGAGCGGCTTGGCGCCCGCTGGCGGGACGCGCTGGTGCTGGGCGCGGGGCTGGCGGTGTACCAGACGGCGTACTACGGCTCGATCGCGTTCGCGGGGCTGGCCGTGGGCACGGTGGTCACGCTCGGCGCGTGTCCCGTGGTCATCGCGCTGGCGGCGCGGTGGCTGCTCGGCGAGGCGCTGACCGCGGGGCGGATCTGCGCGGTGGCGCTGGGGCTGGCGGGGCTGGTGCTGCTGGTCGGCGGCGGTGGCAGCGTGGGGCGGCACCTCTGCTGGGAGTGGCGTGCGGGCTGCTGTCGGCGGCCGGGTACGCCGTGGTGA
- a CDS encoding EamA family transporter, whose protein sequence is MTIYSRRAGGDLSGATVGSFAVAALCVLPLAAAEGLLPAADGMAGTAAWLLYLGAVPTALAYRLFFAGVAAVPATVTAVVTLLEPVAGVLIAVGLLGEHLTVTAAAGSALMLAAVAGLARTG, encoded by the coding sequence GTGACGATCTACTCGCGGCGGGCCGGCGGCGACCTGTCCGGGGCGACGGTGGGTTCGTTCGCGGTGGCGGCGCTGTGCGTGCTGCCCCTGGCGGCCGCCGAGGGGCTGCTGCCGGCGGCCGACGGTATGGCCGGGACGGCGGCGTGGCTGCTGTACCTGGGGGCGGTGCCGACGGCGCTGGCGTACCGGCTGTTCTTCGCGGGGGTGGCGGCGGTGCCGGCCACGGTGACGGCGGTGGTGACGCTGCTGGAGCCGGTGGCCGGGGTGCTGATCGCGGTGGGGCTGCTCGGCGAGCACCTGACCGTGACCGCTGCGGCGGGCTCGGCACTGATGCTGGCCGCAGTCGCGGGCCTGGCCCGCACCGGCTAG
- a CDS encoding VOC family protein: MTGKVVHFELPADDVERARTFYTDTFGWQLDDMPELDYIWVRTVATDDRGAPAEPGAINGGMTARQDPVTGPVITIEVEDIDTALAKVVACGGRVVQERAAVGTMGFTAYIADTEGNTIGLWQNA; this comes from the coding sequence ATGACCGGAAAAGTGGTGCATTTCGAGCTGCCCGCCGACGACGTCGAGCGCGCCCGCACGTTCTACACCGACACCTTCGGATGGCAGCTCGACGACATGCCCGAGCTGGACTACATCTGGGTGCGCACGGTGGCGACCGACGACCGCGGCGCCCCCGCCGAGCCCGGCGCGATCAACGGCGGCATGACCGCCCGCCAGGACCCGGTGACCGGGCCGGTCATCACGATCGAGGTCGAGGACATCGACACCGCCCTGGCCAAGGTCGTCGCCTGCGGCGGCCGGGTGGTCCAGGAACGCGCGGCCGTGGGCACGATGGGGTTCACCGCGTACATCGCCGACACCGAGGGCAACACGATCGGGCTGTGGCAGAACGCGTAG
- a CDS encoding metal-dependent transcriptional regulator produces the protein MSDLIDTTEMYLRTILELEEEGVPPLRARIAERLHQSGPTVSQTVARMERDGLLTVVETDRHLQLSEAGRAHAVAVMRKHRLAELLLVNVIGMPYEEAHEEACRWEHVMSDAVEKRVYDLLNRPTRSPYGNPIPGLDALDTKPRDTDGMGDAERNLAFPGLTGQVVVRRICESVQTDSEVLRQLHAAGVDPGATVTVAQERDGVSIDHGGEPIRLPREVASRVFVSSR, from the coding sequence ATGTCCGACCTCATTGACACCACTGAGATGTACCTTCGCACCATCCTCGAGCTCGAGGAGGAGGGTGTGCCCCCGCTGCGCGCCCGCATCGCCGAGCGCCTGCACCAGAGCGGCCCCACCGTCAGCCAGACCGTGGCCCGCATGGAGCGCGACGGCCTGCTGACCGTCGTGGAGACCGACCGTCATCTGCAGCTGTCCGAGGCCGGCCGGGCGCACGCGGTCGCCGTCATGCGCAAGCACCGCCTCGCCGAGCTGCTGCTGGTCAACGTCATCGGGATGCCGTACGAGGAGGCCCACGAGGAGGCCTGCCGCTGGGAGCACGTGATGAGCGACGCCGTGGAGAAGCGGGTCTACGACCTGCTCAACCGGCCCACCCGCTCGCCGTACGGCAACCCGATCCCGGGCCTGGACGCGCTGGACACCAAGCCGCGGGACACCGACGGCATGGGCGACGCCGAGCGCAACCTGGCCTTCCCCGGCCTGACCGGCCAGGTCGTGGTCCGGCGGATCTGCGAGAGCGTGCAGACCGACTCCGAGGTGCTGCGCCAGCTGCACGCGGCCGGGGTGGACCCGGGCGCGACGGTGACGGTGGCCCAGGAGCGCGACGGGGTCTCCATCGACCACGGCGGCGAGCCCATCCGCCTGCCGCGCGAGGTCGCCTCGCGCGTGTTCGTCTCCAGCCGATGA
- a CDS encoding sulfurtransferase — translation MRTPLISVAELGDRLRSGQPTTVLDVRWRLSGPPGRDDYEAGHLPGAVFVDLDRDLCGPPGAGGRHPLPHPEALEGALRAAGVREGRPVVVYDAGDGMAAARAWWTLRWAGHADVRVLDGGFAAWAAADGAITTAPVSAERGDVTVRPGAMPVLDAAGAAALAEHGALLDARVAPRFRGETEPVDPVAGHIPGARNLPYGELVNADGTLRADLPEVFADLAGEPVGAYCGSGVTAAHTVLALHAAGRTDAQLYVGSWSHWITDPARPVGRA, via the coding sequence GTGCGTACACCACTGATCTCCGTTGCGGAGCTGGGGGACCGGCTCCGCTCGGGGCAGCCGACGACCGTGCTGGACGTGCGGTGGCGGCTGTCCGGACCGCCCGGCCGGGACGACTACGAGGCTGGTCACCTGCCCGGGGCCGTCTTCGTCGACCTCGACCGGGATCTGTGCGGGCCGCCGGGGGCGGGCGGGCGCCACCCGCTGCCGCACCCGGAGGCGCTGGAGGGCGCGCTGCGCGCCGCCGGTGTGCGCGAGGGGCGGCCGGTGGTCGTGTACGACGCCGGCGACGGCATGGCCGCGGCCCGCGCCTGGTGGACGCTGCGCTGGGCCGGTCACGCGGACGTACGCGTGCTGGACGGCGGTTTCGCCGCCTGGGCCGCCGCGGACGGCGCGATCACCACGGCGCCGGTCAGCGCCGAACGGGGCGACGTCACGGTGCGGCCCGGCGCGATGCCGGTGCTCGACGCCGCCGGGGCCGCCGCGCTCGCCGAGCACGGCGCGCTGCTGGACGCGCGGGTCGCGCCCCGCTTCCGGGGCGAGACCGAGCCGGTCGACCCGGTGGCCGGGCACATCCCCGGCGCCCGCAACCTGCCCTACGGCGAGCTGGTCAACGCGGACGGCACGCTGCGGGCCGACCTGCCGGAGGTCTTCGCGGACCTGGCCGGCGAGCCGGTCGGGGCATACTGCGGCTCGGGGGTGACCGCCGCGCACACCGTGCTGGCGCTGCACGCCGCGGGCCGCACCGACGCTCAGCTCTACGTCGGGTCCTGGAGCCACTGGATCACCGACCCGGCCCGGCCGGTGGGCCGCGCATGA
- a CDS encoding acetoin utilization protein AcuC yields the protein MTATVVWSDRMLGYDLGDHPLDPIRVELTMRLARDLGVLDRPAVELVAPEPATDAELLRVHRQDYLDAVRAAPDDPFFRGYGLNTPDNPVFDHMHEASALICGASLAAARAVWSGRARRAVNVAGGLHHAMPARAAGFCVYDDPAVAIADLLAQGAERIAYIDIDVHHGDGVQEIFYDDPRVLTVSLHEGPMTLFPGTGFAEETGGPGAEGSAVNVPLPPGTGDAGWLRAFHAVVPAVVRAFRPQLIVLQAGADSHRLDPLANLRLTVDGQRAAQLAVRDLADELCEGRLVATGGGGYALVEVVPRTWTHLLAMVTGEPLDPSTPLPASWREYAAKRLPGRDIPVSLTDGGDVRFTPWQPGGEHALDRAVMAARKAVFPLHGLDPHDPRD from the coding sequence ATGACCGCCACGGTGGTCTGGAGCGACCGGATGCTCGGCTACGACCTGGGCGACCACCCGCTGGACCCGATCCGCGTCGAGCTGACCATGCGGCTGGCCCGCGACCTGGGCGTGCTGGACCGGCCCGCGGTCGAGCTGGTCGCGCCGGAGCCCGCGACCGACGCCGAGCTGCTGCGCGTGCACCGGCAGGACTATCTGGACGCGGTACGCGCCGCCCCCGACGACCCCTTCTTCCGGGGGTACGGCCTCAACACCCCCGACAACCCGGTCTTCGACCACATGCACGAGGCGTCCGCGCTGATCTGCGGCGCGAGCCTGGCCGCCGCGCGGGCGGTGTGGTCCGGCCGGGCACGGCGCGCGGTGAACGTCGCGGGCGGCCTGCACCACGCCATGCCCGCCCGCGCGGCCGGGTTCTGCGTGTACGACGACCCGGCGGTGGCCATCGCCGACCTGCTCGCCCAGGGCGCGGAGCGCATCGCGTACATCGACATCGACGTGCACCACGGCGACGGGGTGCAGGAGATCTTCTACGACGACCCGCGCGTGCTCACGGTGAGCCTGCACGAGGGCCCGATGACGCTGTTCCCCGGCACCGGCTTCGCCGAGGAGACGGGCGGCCCCGGCGCCGAGGGCAGCGCGGTGAACGTGCCGCTGCCGCCCGGCACTGGCGACGCCGGCTGGCTGCGCGCCTTCCACGCGGTGGTCCCGGCGGTGGTGCGGGCGTTCCGGCCGCAGCTGATCGTGCTGCAGGCCGGGGCCGACTCGCACCGGCTCGACCCGCTGGCCAACCTGCGGCTGACCGTGGACGGGCAGCGGGCGGCGCAGCTCGCCGTGCGCGACCTGGCCGACGAGCTGTGCGAAGGCCGCCTGGTGGCCACCGGCGGCGGCGGGTACGCCCTGGTCGAGGTGGTGCCGCGGACCTGGACCCACCTGCTCGCGATGGTCACCGGCGAGCCGCTGGACCCGTCGACGCCGCTGCCCGCGTCGTGGCGCGAGTACGCCGCCAAGCGCCTGCCCGGCCGGGACATCCCGGTCAGCCTGACCGACGGCGGGGACGTCAGGTTCACGCCGTGGCAGCCGGGCGGGGAGCACGCGCTGGATCGCGCTGTCATGGCGGCCCGCAAGGCGGTGTTCCCGCTGCACGGGCTCGACCCGCACGACCCCCGGGACTGA
- a CDS encoding GNAT family N-acetyltransferase, translating to MPGADVLLADGATVHLRQITPQDAEAVVAMHSRFSERTRYLRYFSPYPRIPARDLHRFVNVDHVDREAFVVAAGERLVAVGRYERLGEGAHEAEVAFVVEDAYQGRGVGSVLLEHLAAAAADAGITRFVAEVLPENGAMLRVFTDAGYEVNRRYADGVVTLTFPVAPTEKSRAVQAERERRTESRSVARLLRPASVAVYGASASGRGVGAAVLAHLRSAGFDGPIHHVHPNGPLRSLTELTSDAAEEEAAGAASAPSAGPAQVRPVVSAASGHAGADPGGAVDLAVVATPPAALPEVLADAAAAGVHGLLVLTELDPAQRQRLLRAVRAAGMRVLGPGSLGIADTAARLNATLVPRLPLPGRVSLFCHSGTLGLLLLAEADRRALGVASFVSAGRRADVSGNDLLQFWAGDPETDVIAMYLESFGNPRKFARIARSVGRHKPIVMLAGHTGHGGSTLDDAAMQALRAHSGVIEVGTVGELFDVAQLLAAQPLPAGDRIGVVSNAFALAALASAEIRAAGLRVGRSGAVGPAAGPAEFAAAVHAALHSDDTDAVVVVVAPPLPTGPLAADQSTETALIGPYSDALGEVVREADKPVLASFLAGRGPAGLPSYRSIEEAVRALAHVTRRATWLRTPAGTLPPPPETADPAAPTLEALLASYGVDVVPSIRARGAERVAAAAAGYGVPVALKVADRPNRIDLGAVRLNVGGPGEVRRAYTDLEQLFGADVEVLVQPMVAPGVACVIEVVDDPSFGPVVGFGLAGPVTELVGDRAWRAAPLTDTDAAALVRAPKAAPLLAAADADAIAALLVRLGQLAADTPRLRRLVVNPVLVHTGGVSVLHALGELTDPTPRPDTGPRQLR from the coding sequence GTGCCCGGGGCGGACGTGCTGCTGGCCGACGGCGCCACGGTGCACCTGCGGCAGATCACCCCGCAGGACGCCGAGGCGGTCGTGGCGATGCACTCGCGCTTCAGCGAGCGCACCCGCTACCTGCGCTACTTCTCGCCGTACCCGCGCATTCCCGCCCGCGACCTGCACCGCTTCGTCAACGTCGACCACGTGGACCGGGAGGCCTTCGTGGTCGCCGCGGGGGAGCGGCTGGTCGCGGTGGGGCGCTACGAGCGGCTGGGCGAGGGCGCGCACGAGGCCGAGGTGGCGTTCGTGGTCGAGGACGCCTACCAGGGGCGCGGCGTCGGCTCGGTGCTGCTGGAACACCTGGCCGCAGCGGCGGCGGACGCGGGCATCACCCGTTTCGTCGCCGAGGTGCTCCCCGAGAACGGCGCCATGCTGCGCGTGTTCACCGACGCCGGATACGAGGTGAACCGCCGGTACGCCGACGGCGTGGTGACGCTGACCTTCCCCGTCGCGCCGACCGAGAAGTCGCGCGCGGTGCAGGCCGAACGCGAGCGCCGCACCGAGTCCCGCTCGGTGGCCCGCCTGCTGCGCCCGGCGTCGGTCGCGGTGTACGGCGCGAGCGCCTCGGGCCGGGGCGTCGGCGCGGCGGTGCTCGCCCACCTGCGTAGCGCGGGGTTCGACGGCCCGATCCACCATGTGCACCCGAACGGGCCGCTGCGCTCGCTGACCGAGCTGACGTCGGACGCTGCCGAGGAGGAAGCCGCCGGCGCGGCATCAGCGCCGTCAGCGGGACCGGCGCAGGTCCGGCCCGTGGTGTCGGCTGCCTCTGGCCACGCGGGCGCCGACCCAGGTGGTGCAGTGGATCTCGCGGTCGTGGCCACGCCGCCCGCGGCGTTACCCGAGGTGCTGGCCGACGCCGCCGCCGCAGGCGTGCACGGGCTGCTGGTGCTGACGGAGCTGGATCCGGCGCAGCGGCAGCGGCTGCTGCGGGCGGTGCGGGCGGCGGGCATGCGGGTGCTCGGGCCGGGCAGCCTCGGCATCGCCGACACCGCCGCCCGCCTCAACGCCACGCTGGTGCCCCGGCTGCCGCTGCCGGGCCGGGTCAGCCTGTTCTGCCACTCGGGCACGCTGGGCCTGCTGCTGCTGGCTGAGGCCGACCGCCGCGCGCTGGGCGTGGCCAGCTTCGTCAGCGCGGGCCGCCGCGCCGACGTCTCCGGCAACGACCTGCTCCAGTTCTGGGCGGGCGACCCGGAGACCGACGTGATCGCGATGTACCTGGAGTCCTTCGGCAACCCGCGCAAGTTCGCGCGGATCGCCCGTTCCGTCGGGCGGCACAAGCCGATCGTGATGCTGGCCGGGCACACCGGTCACGGCGGGTCCACCCTGGACGACGCCGCAATGCAGGCGCTGCGCGCGCACTCCGGCGTGATCGAGGTGGGCACGGTCGGCGAGCTGTTCGACGTGGCGCAGCTGCTGGCCGCCCAGCCGCTGCCCGCCGGGGACCGGATCGGCGTGGTCAGCAACGCGTTCGCGCTGGCCGCGCTCGCCTCGGCGGAGATCCGCGCGGCGGGGTTGCGGGTGGGCCGGTCCGGCGCGGTCGGGCCCGCGGCGGGTCCGGCGGAGTTCGCCGCGGCCGTGCACGCCGCGCTGCACAGCGACGACACCGACGCGGTGGTCGTGGTGGTCGCGCCGCCGCTGCCCACCGGCCCGCTCGCCGCCGACCAGAGCACGGAGACGGCGCTGATCGGCCCGTATTCGGACGCGCTGGGCGAGGTCGTGCGGGAGGCCGACAAGCCGGTGCTGGCGAGCTTCCTCGCCGGGCGCGGGCCGGCCGGGCTGCCGTCCTACCGCTCCATCGAGGAGGCGGTGCGGGCGCTGGCCCACGTGACCCGCCGCGCGACCTGGCTGCGTACGCCCGCAGGCACCCTGCCGCCGCCACCCGAGACCGCCGACCCGGCCGCGCCCACGCTGGAAGCGCTGCTCGCGTCGTACGGCGTCGACGTGGTGCCGAGCATCCGGGCACGCGGTGCGGAGCGGGTCGCCGCCGCCGCGGCGGGCTACGGCGTCCCGGTGGCGCTCAAGGTCGCCGACCGCCCGAACCGGATCGACCTGGGCGCGGTGCGCCTCAACGTGGGCGGGCCCGGCGAGGTCCGGCGCGCTTACACCGACCTGGAGCAGCTGTTCGGCGCGGACGTCGAGGTGCTGGTGCAGCCGATGGTCGCGCCCGGTGTGGCCTGCGTGATCGAGGTGGTCGACGACCCGTCGTTCGGCCCGGTGGTCGGCTTCGGCCTGGCCGGGCCGGTGACCGAGCTGGTCGGCGACCGCGCCTGGCGGGCCGCCCCGCTCACCGACACCGACGCTGCCGCCCTGGTCCGCGCGCCGAAGGCGGCCCCGCTGCTGGCCGCCGCCGACGCGGACGCGATCGCCGCGCTGCTGGTCCGCCTCGGGCAGCTCGCCGCCGACACGCCCCGGCTGCGCCGCCTGGTCGTCAACCCGGTCCTGGTCCACACCGGCGGCGTCTCGGTCCTGCACGCCCTCGGTGAGCTCACCGACCCCACCCCCCGGCCCGACACGGGCCCTCGCCAGCTCAGATAG